One Pyrococcus furiosus DSM 3638 genomic region harbors:
- a CDS encoding BtpA/SgcQ family protein — MKDLDFSKKPLIGVVHLKPLPGSPRYGGDFEEVIEWAIRDAKTYEEAGFDGIIVENFGDSPFSKTLPREVIPAFTVVAKAVKKEVSLPLGINALRNDCIVAYSIAHAVGGSFIRVNVLTGVAFTDQGIIEGCARELWNVKRIIGGDILTLADVHVKHAVHFTNFEDAVKDTVERGLADGIIVTGRRTGESISLEDLILAKRVSSIPVLVGSGVNPRNFRTLFKYADGFIVGTWVKENGKINNPVSLERAKILVRMKNSLMGV; from the coding sequence ATGAAGGACTTGGATTTTAGTAAGAAACCATTGATAGGGGTTGTCCATTTAAAGCCTCTCCCAGGTTCTCCTAGATATGGGGGAGATTTTGAGGAGGTAATAGAATGGGCTATCAGGGATGCCAAAACTTATGAAGAGGCTGGGTTCGACGGAATAATAGTGGAGAACTTTGGAGATTCTCCCTTCTCAAAGACTCTTCCCAGGGAGGTTATTCCAGCATTTACAGTAGTAGCGAAAGCCGTAAAGAAAGAGGTCTCTCTTCCCCTGGGAATAAATGCATTAAGAAATGACTGTATAGTTGCCTACTCAATTGCGCATGCGGTGGGAGGGAGCTTTATCAGAGTTAATGTTCTAACTGGAGTTGCTTTTACGGATCAAGGAATAATTGAGGGGTGTGCAAGGGAGCTATGGAACGTCAAAAGGATAATAGGAGGGGACATCTTAACCCTTGCAGATGTGCACGTAAAGCATGCGGTCCACTTCACAAACTTTGAAGATGCAGTAAAAGATACTGTGGAGAGGGGATTGGCAGATGGAATTATAGTTACGGGAAGAAGAACGGGGGAGAGCATTAGCTTGGAGGATTTAATCTTGGCAAAAAGGGTAAGCAGTATTCCAGTTTTGGTAGGCTCTGGAGTTAATCCAAGGAATTTCAGAACACTTTTTAAGTATGCCGACGGTTTCATAGTTGGAACCTGGGTAAAAGAAAATGGCAAAATTAACAATCCCGTCTCACTTGAAAGAGCAAAAATCCTCGTAAGGATGAAAAACAGCCTAATGGGGGTATAG
- the glmM gene encoding phosphoglucosamine mutase — MGKYFGTSGIREVVNEKLTPELALKVGLALGTYLGEGRVVVGIDTRTSSEMIKHALVSGLLATGIEVVDIGLAPTPLTGFAIKLYNADAGVTITASHNPPNYNGIKVWDRNGMAYTPDKESELERIIEEETFKRVSWMEIGEVIKADPKKEYIKNAVEQINLENSYTVVVDSGNGAGSIVSPYLQRELGNKVISLNSHPTGFFVRELEPNRKSLDMLSKVVREVGADVGIAHDGDADRIGVVDDQGNFVDYEVMLSLIAGYMIEKYGKGKVVTTVDAGFALDDYLKPRGGEVIRTKVGDVAVAYELSKHGGVFGGEPSGTWIIPQWNLTPDGIFAGALVVEMIDKLGPISELAKEVPRYVTLREKIPCPNELKQKVMRIIEKLALQNFEYKNLIDIDGIRIENEEWWILFRPSGTEPIMRITLEAHTKEKAEELMKKARGLVKEAIEKAKLS; from the coding sequence ATGGGAAAATACTTTGGAACGAGCGGAATTAGGGAAGTGGTTAACGAAAAACTTACACCCGAGCTGGCTCTAAAGGTAGGACTGGCCCTGGGAACTTATCTTGGAGAGGGGAGAGTTGTTGTTGGGATTGATACTAGAACGAGCAGTGAAATGATAAAGCATGCCCTTGTAAGTGGCCTTTTGGCAACTGGAATCGAGGTTGTGGATATAGGACTTGCTCCTACTCCTCTAACGGGATTTGCGATTAAGCTTTACAATGCAGATGCGGGAGTCACAATTACGGCCTCGCACAACCCTCCAAACTACAACGGTATCAAGGTTTGGGACAGAAACGGAATGGCGTACACTCCAGATAAAGAGAGCGAGCTTGAGAGAATAATCGAAGAAGAAACCTTTAAGAGAGTAAGTTGGATGGAGATAGGGGAAGTTATTAAAGCTGATCCTAAAAAGGAATACATTAAGAATGCAGTTGAGCAGATAAACTTAGAGAATTCATATACAGTGGTAGTTGATAGCGGAAATGGGGCTGGATCAATAGTAAGCCCCTATCTTCAGAGAGAGCTAGGGAACAAGGTAATTAGTCTAAATTCACACCCAACGGGCTTCTTTGTTAGAGAACTTGAGCCAAATAGAAAGAGCTTAGATATGCTGTCTAAAGTAGTTAGGGAAGTTGGGGCTGATGTTGGAATAGCTCACGATGGAGATGCAGATAGAATTGGTGTGGTGGATGACCAAGGGAACTTCGTAGATTATGAGGTCATGCTTTCGCTGATAGCGGGATATATGATTGAAAAGTACGGAAAGGGCAAAGTTGTGACAACCGTTGACGCAGGATTTGCCCTCGATGATTACCTAAAGCCCAGGGGTGGAGAAGTTATTAGAACAAAGGTTGGCGATGTTGCTGTTGCATATGAGCTCAGCAAACATGGAGGTGTATTTGGAGGGGAGCCAAGTGGTACTTGGATAATCCCTCAGTGGAACTTAACTCCTGATGGCATCTTTGCTGGAGCGTTAGTGGTTGAGATGATTGACAAATTAGGCCCAATAAGCGAGCTTGCAAAAGAAGTTCCCAGGTATGTGACGCTTAGGGAGAAAATTCCCTGTCCAAATGAGCTAAAGCAGAAGGTCATGCGTATAATTGAAAAGCTGGCTCTTCAAAACTTTGAATACAAGAATTTAATTGACATTGATGGAATAAGAATTGAAAATGAGGAGTGGTGGATACTCTTTAGGCCGAGCGGAACTGAGCCAATAATGAGGATAACCCTTGAAGCTCATACAAAAGAAAAAGCTGAAGAGCTGATGAAGAAGGCGAGGGGACTAGTTAAGGAAGCAATTGAAAAGGCCAAGCTTTCTTAG
- a CDS encoding tyrosine--tRNA ligase, which yields MDIEERIKLVLKKPTEEVLTVENLRHLFEIGAPLQHYIGFEISGYIHLGTGLMAGAKIADFQKAGIKTRVFLADWHSWINDKLGGDLETIQEVALKYFKVGMEKSIEVMGGKPEKVEFVLASEILEKGDYWQTVIDISKNVTLSRVLRSITIMGRKMGEAIDFAKLIYPMMQVADIFYQGVTIAHAGMDQRKAHVIAIEVAEKLRYHPIIHNGEKLKPVAVHHHLLLGLQEPPKWPIESEEEFKEIKAEMKMSKSKPYSAVFIHDSPEEIREKLRKAFCPAREVKYNPVLDWVEYLVFREEPTEFTIHRPAKYGGDVTYTTFEELKRDFAEGKLHPLDLKNAVAEYLIDLLEPIRKYFERHPEPLELMKSVQITR from the coding sequence ATGGACATTGAAGAGAGAATAAAATTGGTGCTCAAAAAGCCAACTGAGGAAGTACTGACAGTTGAAAACCTTAGGCATCTGTTTGAAATAGGAGCCCCCCTTCAGCACTACATAGGCTTTGAGATCAGTGGTTACATTCACCTTGGAACTGGTCTAATGGCTGGGGCTAAGATTGCAGACTTCCAAAAGGCGGGCATTAAGACTAGGGTCTTCTTGGCAGACTGGCACAGTTGGATAAATGACAAGCTCGGAGGAGATTTAGAGACCATCCAAGAGGTGGCCCTCAAGTACTTCAAAGTTGGAATGGAGAAAAGCATCGAAGTAATGGGAGGAAAACCGGAAAAAGTTGAATTTGTTCTCGCAAGCGAGATACTTGAAAAGGGTGATTACTGGCAGACCGTAATTGACATATCAAAGAACGTAACCCTTAGCAGAGTTTTGAGGTCAATAACAATAATGGGAAGAAAGATGGGTGAAGCAATAGACTTCGCCAAACTAATTTATCCAATGATGCAGGTGGCAGATATATTCTATCAAGGAGTTACAATCGCTCACGCAGGAATGGATCAGAGAAAAGCTCACGTAATAGCTATTGAAGTCGCTGAAAAGCTTCGCTATCATCCCATAATTCACAATGGAGAAAAGCTAAAGCCTGTAGCAGTTCACCACCATCTCCTCCTGGGACTTCAGGAGCCTCCAAAGTGGCCCATTGAAAGCGAAGAGGAGTTTAAGGAGATAAAAGCTGAGATGAAGATGAGTAAAAGTAAGCCTTACTCAGCAGTTTTCATCCACGACAGTCCTGAAGAGATTAGGGAGAAGCTAAGAAAGGCCTTCTGTCCAGCAAGAGAAGTTAAGTACAACCCCGTTTTGGATTGGGTTGAATATCTAGTATTTAGGGAGGAACCAACTGAATTCACAATTCACAGACCTGCGAAGTACGGGGGAGATGTAACTTATACTACATTTGAAGAGCTAAAGAGGGACTTTGCAGAGGGGAAGCTTCATCCGTTGGACCTGAAGAACGCGGTTGCAGAATATCTCATAGACTTGCTAGAGCCAATAAGGAAGTACTTTGAGAGGCATCCAGAACCTCTTGAGCTCATGA